A genomic region of Devosia ginsengisoli contains the following coding sequences:
- the glmU gene encoding bifunctional UDP-N-acetylglucosamine diphosphorylase/glucosamine-1-phosphate N-acetyltransferase GlmU: MTELLSIILAAGEGTRMRSTTPKVLHPVGGMPIIGHVARAAREAGSTQIALVTGPAHDAIRKSVSALHPDVVHFEQKVARGTAHAASMARDLFSTAKGYVAVVYGDHPLLRGINFRAVLDRLDAGLDVAILGFEPKDPSGYGRFITDGDTLLAIREHKDATEDERRIRLCNACILAFRAEVFRDLIDKVEANNAQNEYYLGDLVELANAAGKKVGYGLAPENDVMGVNDRSQLARAEGLFQDVQREEFMKAGVTLKDPKSVWFSYDTEIAHDVTVEPNVVFGPGVKIEEGAVIHAFSHIEGAHVGRNASVGPFARLRPEANLGEGAKVGNFVEIKKAEIGKGAKVSHLTYIGDASIGAEVNVGAGVITVNYDGYNKHRTVVGDGAFIGSNASLVAPVTVGAGALVASGSVITEDVEADALALGRARQVAKPGRAKDIFAAAAAKKQANKDK; encoded by the coding sequence ATGACTGAGCTGCTGTCGATCATTCTTGCTGCGGGCGAGGGCACGCGCATGCGGTCGACGACGCCCAAAGTGCTGCATCCGGTGGGTGGCATGCCGATCATCGGGCATGTGGCGCGGGCGGCGCGCGAGGCCGGCTCGACGCAGATCGCCCTGGTGACCGGCCCGGCGCATGACGCCATCCGTAAATCGGTGTCGGCGCTACACCCCGATGTGGTGCATTTCGAGCAGAAAGTGGCCAGGGGAACGGCTCATGCCGCCTCGATGGCGCGCGACCTGTTCAGCACGGCCAAGGGCTATGTCGCCGTGGTCTATGGCGACCACCCGCTGCTGCGCGGCATCAATTTCCGCGCCGTGCTGGATCGGCTCGATGCCGGGCTCGACGTGGCGATCCTGGGCTTCGAGCCCAAGGATCCGAGCGGCTATGGCCGCTTCATCACCGATGGCGATACGCTGCTGGCCATTCGCGAGCACAAGGACGCCACCGAGGACGAGCGGCGCATCAGGCTGTGCAATGCCTGTATCCTGGCCTTCCGCGCCGAAGTGTTCCGCGACCTGATCGACAAGGTCGAGGCCAACAATGCCCAGAACGAATATTACCTGGGCGACCTGGTCGAACTGGCCAATGCCGCCGGCAAGAAGGTCGGCTATGGCCTGGCGCCGGAAAATGACGTCATGGGCGTCAACGACCGCAGCCAGCTCGCGCGCGCCGAAGGCTTGTTCCAGGACGTGCAGCGCGAAGAATTCATGAAGGCCGGGGTGACGCTCAAGGACCCCAAAAGCGTGTGGTTCTCCTACGATACCGAGATTGCTCATGACGTGACGGTGGAACCGAATGTGGTGTTCGGGCCGGGGGTGAAGATCGAAGAAGGCGCGGTGATCCACGCTTTCAGCCATATCGAGGGCGCCCATGTGGGCAGGAATGCTTCAGTGGGGCCCTTTGCGCGGCTGCGGCCGGAAGCCAATCTGGGCGAGGGCGCCAAGGTGGGCAATTTCGTCGAGATCAAGAAGGCCGAAATCGGCAAGGGCGCCAAGGTGAGCCACCTGACCTATATCGGCGACGCCAGCATTGGCGCCGAGGTCAATGTCGGTGCCGGCGTCATCACCGTGAACTATGACGGCTACAACAAGCACCGCACCGTGGTGGGCGATGGCGCCTTTATCGGCTCCAATGCCTCGCTGGTGGCGCCCGTGACTGTTGGTGCCGGGGCATTGGTGGCCAGCGGCAGCGTGATCACCGAGGACGTGGAGGCCGATGCGCTGGCACTCGGCCGCGCGCGGCAGGTGGCAAAGCCCGGTCGGGCCAAGGATATCTTCGCCGCTGCGGCAGCCAAGAAGCAGGCAAATAAGGACAAGTAG
- the recG gene encoding ATP-dependent DNA helicase RecG: MSRPEALSPLFRSLHSIKGVGDKLAALLTRYFGAPEGQEAIALDILMHMPSGVVDRRRQVGIAEAYLGQIVTLRLHIDRHLPPPRGREHIPHRVFAHDDTGDVQLVFFRAQGGWVEKALPIGEERFVSGQIGFFNGEKQITHPDYIVEPDKFATLPLVEPVYPLTQGLSSKALAKLVRQVVDDLPLIPEWIAPATMAERNWPRFADAMRMVHLPASPGEAELWAPARQRLAYDEYLAGQLTLQLIRSTMVAARGISRTFTGLVTAKVSSTLPFALTEGQLQAIGEIRADLASPDRMSRLLQGDVGSGKTVVALMAMAAMAESGAQSAMMAPTELLAAQHFKTLKPLCDSAGLGCELLTGKMPAAERRAKLAAIASGETTIVVGTHALFQSGVEFHNLGLTVVDEQHRFGVHQRLALSDKGKHTDLLVMTATPIPRTLVLTHFGDMEVSVLREKPRGRQPIDTAVLSIGDYDRVIARLRARLDEGAQAFWVCPLVEESEHLDVVAAEDRFAELQKALGDQVALVHGRMSAAAKQEVMQRFSANELKLLVATTVIEVGVDVPNASIMIIEHAERFGLAQLHQLRGRVGRGSARSACLLLYKDPLSETAKARLETIKSTEDGFEIAEKDLELRGQGDVLGTRQSGMPGYRLAVPDVHRHLLDYAHDEAKDLLKRNPGLAGAEGEAARTLLYLFRKDLAIPLIRAG; this comes from the coding sequence TTGTCCCGCCCCGAAGCCCTTTCACCGCTGTTCCGCTCGCTGCATTCCATCAAGGGTGTCGGCGACAAGCTGGCTGCGCTGCTGACCCGCTATTTCGGGGCGCCCGAGGGGCAGGAAGCCATTGCCCTCGATATTCTCATGCATATGCCGTCGGGTGTGGTCGATCGCCGCCGGCAGGTGGGCATTGCCGAGGCCTATCTCGGCCAGATCGTCACGCTGCGCCTGCATATCGACCGCCACCTGCCGCCACCGCGTGGCCGCGAGCACATCCCGCACCGCGTTTTCGCCCATGACGACACGGGCGATGTGCAACTGGTCTTCTTTCGTGCCCAGGGCGGCTGGGTGGAAAAGGCCCTGCCCATAGGCGAAGAGCGGTTCGTGTCCGGCCAGATCGGCTTTTTCAACGGCGAAAAGCAGATCACCCACCCCGACTACATCGTCGAGCCCGACAAGTTCGCCACCCTGCCGTTGGTTGAGCCGGTCTATCCGCTCACCCAGGGTCTCAGTTCCAAGGCCCTGGCCAAGCTGGTGCGGCAGGTGGTGGACGACCTGCCCCTTATCCCCGAATGGATCGCGCCTGCTACAATGGCCGAGCGCAACTGGCCGCGTTTCGCCGATGCCATGCGCATGGTGCACTTGCCGGCCAGTCCGGGCGAAGCCGAACTCTGGGCGCCCGCCCGCCAACGCCTTGCCTATGATGAATATCTTGCCGGCCAGCTTACGCTGCAGCTGATCCGCTCGACCATGGTCGCAGCGCGCGGAATCAGTCGCACTTTCACCGGATTGGTGACGGCAAAGGTTAGCAGTACGTTACCCTTTGCGCTCACAGAGGGGCAGTTGCAGGCCATTGGTGAAATCCGTGCCGACCTCGCCTCGCCCGACCGCATGTCGCGCCTGCTGCAGGGCGATGTCGGCTCCGGCAAGACTGTTGTCGCCCTCATGGCCATGGCCGCCATGGCCGAAAGCGGCGCCCAGTCCGCCATGATGGCGCCCACCGAACTGCTCGCCGCCCAGCACTTCAAGACCTTGAAACCCCTATGCGATTCCGCCGGCCTCGGCTGCGAATTACTGACAGGCAAGATGCCCGCCGCCGAGCGCCGCGCCAAACTCGCCGCCATAGCCAGCGGCGAGACGACCATCGTCGTCGGCACCCATGCCTTGTTCCAGTCCGGCGTCGAATTCCACAATCTGGGCCTCACCGTGGTCGATGAGCAGCACCGCTTCGGCGTCCACCAGCGTCTGGCCCTTTCCGACAAGGGCAAGCACACCGACCTGCTGGTCATGACCGCCACGCCCATCCCCCGCACCCTGGTCCTCACCCATTTCGGCGACATGGAAGTCAGCGTGCTGCGCGAAAAGCCGCGTGGCCGCCAACCCATTGATACGGCGGTCCTTTCCATCGGCGATTATGACCGCGTCATCGCCCGCCTCCGCGCCCGGCTCGATGAAGGCGCCCAGGCCTTCTGGGTCTGCCCGCTGGTCGAGGAAAGCGAACATCTCGACGTCGTCGCCGCCGAAGACCGCTTCGCCGAACTGCAAAAGGCCTTAGGCGACCAGGTCGCCCTGGTCCACGGCCGCATGAGCGCCGCCGCCAAACAGGAGGTGATGCAGCGGTTTTCCGCCAATGAACTCAAGCTGCTGGTGGCCACCACCGTCATCGAAGTCGGCGTCGACGTGCCCAATGCCTCGATCATGATCATCGAACATGCCGAGCGTTTCGGCCTCGCCCAGCTCCACCAGCTCCGAGGCCGCGTCGGGCGGGGCTCGGCCCGCTCGGCCTGTCTCCTGCTCTACAAGGACCCGCTGAGCGAGACCGCAAAGGCCCGTCTCGAAACGATAAAATCCACCGAGGACGGTTTCGAAATCGCCGAAAAGGACCTCGAACTGCGCGGCCAGGGCGACGTGCTCGGCACAAGACAATCCGGCATGCCCGGCTACCGCCTCGCCGTCCCCGACGTCCACCGCCACCTGCTCGATTACGCCCATGACGAAGCCAAGGATCTGCTGAAACGCAATCCCGGGCTGGCGGGAGCAGAGGGCGAAGCGGCACGTACATTATTGTATTTGTTCAGGAAAGACCTGGCGATCCCGTTGATCCGGGCCGGATAG
- a CDS encoding LysR family transcriptional regulator: MTIEQLAIFIAVAERQHLTRGASAIGLTPSAASAAIKALEAFHAVRLFDRVGRGIELTRDGCTFLEEARQTLARLRQAERVLDDLGGLRRGDLDIMASQTVANYWLPQRLFRFAASYPGISINFTPANTHDVAAAVLSGAAELGVVEGHIDVPALSVRPIGHDRLVVVSSAALALDKRHPTDLEWIMREPGSGTRTEFEAGINRLGFDPAKLNVVLTLPTNEAILNAVLGSDCVAALSEMVVAPFVEAGRLQILPFALPRRDFGLLTHRERALSTAAKAFSALCLDAAAPSAISAGAAQPL; the protein is encoded by the coding sequence ATGACCATCGAGCAGTTGGCCATCTTCATCGCTGTGGCAGAGCGCCAGCACTTGACCCGGGGCGCCTCAGCCATCGGCCTTACCCCTTCGGCGGCCAGCGCGGCGATCAAGGCGCTGGAGGCGTTTCATGCCGTGCGGCTGTTCGACCGGGTCGGGCGTGGCATCGAACTGACCCGTGATGGATGCACCTTTCTCGAAGAGGCCCGCCAGACGCTGGCCCGCTTGCGACAGGCCGAACGCGTGCTGGACGATCTGGGCGGGTTGCGGCGCGGCGACCTCGATATCATGGCCAGCCAGACCGTCGCCAATTACTGGCTGCCGCAGCGCCTGTTCCGGTTTGCCGCGAGCTATCCCGGCATCAGCATCAATTTCACCCCGGCCAATACCCACGACGTGGCTGCCGCCGTCTTGTCGGGCGCAGCAGAGCTGGGCGTGGTGGAAGGCCATATCGATGTGCCGGCGCTTTCCGTCCGGCCCATCGGGCACGATCGCCTCGTCGTCGTCTCATCCGCCGCCCTCGCCCTGGATAAGCGCCATCCGACCGATCTCGAATGGATCATGCGCGAGCCCGGCTCCGGCACAAGGACGGAATTCGAAGCGGGCATCAACAGGCTCGGATTCGATCCGGCAAAGCTGAACGTGGTGCTGACTCTGCCCACCAACGAGGCCATTCTCAACGCCGTGCTGGGCAGCGACTGCGTGGCAGCGCTGTCGGAAATGGTGGTTGCGCCCTTTGTCGAGGCAGGCCGCCTCCAGATCCTGCCCTTCGCCCTGCCGCGCCGTGATTTCGGCCTGCTGACCCACCGTGAACGCGCCCTTTCAACGGCGGCCAAGGCATTCAGCGCCCTTTGCCTCGACGCGGCTGCGCCATCGGCCATATCGGCAGGGGCGGCGCAGCCGCTATAG
- a CDS encoding YeiH family protein, with protein sequence MPLISQVWRVFPGLLLSAGVAALAVAGEHVQHGLLGWVMLDGLVIAILAGILLHTCFGLAERYRAGVHFASKTILEIAIVLLGGTISTGAVLQIGPVMVGAIMLVVATALVLSYGIGRLLGLDGRLATLVACGNSICGNSAIMATAPVIRAPAGDVAASIAFTAALGVVIVLLLPLCFHFLGISEWQYGVIAGLSVYAVPQVLAATVPVGIMSTQIGTLVKLIRVLMLGPVVLVIGLVQGRKGGGALPLAMLVPWFVVGFLAMMGARSAGLLPEAALPALQTVSADLTVVSMAALGLSVDLRSVVASGGRVLAAGFFSVVTLILLAVATAFVLGGP encoded by the coding sequence ATGCCCTTGATATCGCAAGTCTGGCGGGTCTTTCCGGGGCTGCTGCTCTCGGCCGGCGTCGCGGCACTGGCGGTTGCAGGCGAGCATGTTCAGCATGGTTTGCTGGGCTGGGTGATGCTCGACGGGCTGGTGATCGCCATTCTCGCCGGCATCCTGCTGCATACCTGTTTCGGGTTGGCTGAGCGCTATCGCGCCGGGGTGCATTTCGCGTCCAAGACGATTCTCGAAATCGCCATCGTGCTGCTGGGCGGCACGATCAGCACCGGGGCGGTGTTGCAGATTGGGCCGGTCATGGTGGGCGCCATCATGCTTGTCGTGGCCACGGCTTTGGTGCTGAGCTACGGCATCGGGCGGCTGCTCGGCCTTGATGGGCGCCTGGCGACGCTGGTCGCCTGCGGCAATTCCATTTGCGGCAATTCGGCCATCATGGCGACTGCACCTGTCATCCGGGCGCCGGCCGGGGACGTTGCCGCCTCTATTGCCTTCACTGCGGCGCTTGGCGTGGTCATCGTGCTGCTGCTGCCACTCTGTTTCCATTTTCTCGGTATCAGCGAGTGGCAATATGGCGTCATTGCCGGCCTGAGCGTCTATGCGGTGCCGCAGGTCTTGGCGGCCACGGTGCCCGTGGGAATCATGAGCACCCAGATCGGCACGCTGGTGAAGCTGATCCGCGTGCTCATGCTCGGCCCCGTCGTGCTGGTTATCGGCCTGGTTCAGGGGCGCAAGGGCGGGGGCGCGCTGCCATTGGCGATGCTGGTGCCGTGGTTCGTGGTGGGGTTCCTGGCCATGATGGGCGCGCGGTCGGCAGGCCTCCTGCCCGAGGCTGCGCTGCCGGCTTTGCAGACGGTTTCGGCCGACCTCACTGTGGTTTCCATGGCGGCGCTTGGCCTTTCGGTCGATCTGCGCTCGGTTGTCGCCTCGGGCGGTCGCGTGCTTGCCGCGGGTTTCTTCTCGGTGGTCACGCTCATTCTGTTGGCTGTGGCGACGGCTTTTGTACTGGGTGGGCCATGA
- a CDS encoding succinate dehydrogenase assembly factor 2 produces MTAGEDIAMRRKKLRYRAWHRGTKEMDLILGPYADAHTESMDAGRLDRLEALMSEEDPPLLTWVMGQAEPPAHVDRAFLDEVIADHSARLAK; encoded by the coding sequence ATGACAGCCGGTGAAGACATTGCCATGCGCCGCAAGAAGCTGCGCTACCGCGCCTGGCACCGCGGCACCAAGGAGATGGACCTCATTCTTGGGCCTTATGCCGACGCGCATACCGAGAGCATGGACGCTGGCCGGCTCGACCGGCTGGAAGCGCTGATGAGCGAGGAAGACCCGCCGCTGCTGACCTGGGTCATGGGGCAGGCGGAGCCGCCCGCCCATGTCGATCGGGCATTCCTCGACGAGGTGATCGCCGACCATTCCGCCCGGCTGGCCAAATGA
- the mfd gene encoding transcription-repair coupling factor, protein MNEIVAQRPTRTIANVPDGMQPMVLARLVQQRIEAAPEDAASLVFVARDGRRMQRMADILGAMLPGHTILTLPAWDSLPYDRVSPNNVTIAARMNTLAALTSGAKGAVVLTAVNALIQKLPPRDVVETMSFSAATGRFVDSDKLIAWAANNGYLRVPTVRESGEYAVRGGLVDLFPASAEAPLRFDFFGSQLESIRTFDPDSQRTTGQLKRVDLTPMSEVVLTETTIRRFRQNYTAAFGGNTVDDTLYASVSGGSRYSGTEHWLPFFYEHLDTLADYVGDAPFVFDEQSVDAYAERVTQVRDYYEARETARLAPVVAGAGAPYKPIAPELLYDVDAHPYALAGASVIQLSQFIAPETKASDDAGGHIAPSFAAERQATDTNLFQAVVDRLLAERRNGRRAIIACWSTGTRDRMVQVLKDHGLTNPRLAENWRDAETTSAATTSLVVLPLETGFETKDLLVLSEQDILGERILRPQRKKKASDALTEAASLSAGDLVVHVDHGIGRFIGLKVIQAGGAPHECVELEYGGDTKLYLPVENIELLTRYGSDDGNVTLDKLGGVAWQAKKGKLKKRIREMAEQLIKIAAARLLTRADVVEINPGAYDEFAARFPYEETEDQMAAIEAVFDDVTSGRVMDRLVCGDVGFGKTEVALRAAFAVALSGKQVAVVVPTTLLSRQHFKTFSERFKGLPVRVRQASRMVPAAELKATKDGLADGQVDIVVGTHALLSKTIKFKDLGLLIIDEEQHFGVGHKERLKELKANVHVLTLTATPIPRTLQLALTGVRDLSLLATPPVDRLAIRTFISPFDALSVREALLREKYRGGQSFYVVPRIKDQHEIADFLKAQVPEVSFVVANGQMAPGELDDIMNAFYDNKFDVLVATTIVESGLDIPNANTLIVHRADHFGLAQLYQIRGRIGRAKARAYALFTVPPDRKLTDTAERRLGVLQSLESLGAGFQLASHDLDIRGAGNLLGDEQSGHIREVGYELYQAMLEEAVANLKSGEEEYEDRNEWSPQISLGMPVMIPEHYVPDLQLRMQLYRRLGDLTDIRDIDAAGAELIDRFGPLPEEVEALLKVILVKALCRQANVEKVDAGPKGAVISLRNNEFPNPTALVRLVSDPANQVRIKPDQKLVFARNWPTPNDRLKGAAAILSRLAKLVENAS, encoded by the coding sequence ATGAACGAAATCGTCGCCCAGCGCCCGACGCGCACCATTGCCAATGTGCCCGACGGCATGCAGCCCATGGTGCTGGCGCGGCTGGTGCAGCAGCGTATCGAGGCGGCGCCGGAGGACGCGGCGAGCCTGGTTTTCGTGGCGCGCGACGGGCGGCGCATGCAGCGCATGGCCGACATTCTCGGCGCCATGCTGCCGGGACATACGATATTGACGCTGCCGGCCTGGGACAGCCTGCCCTATGACCGGGTGTCGCCCAACAATGTGACCATTGCCGCGCGGATGAACACGCTGGCGGCGCTGACGTCAGGCGCCAAGGGCGCCGTGGTGCTGACCGCGGTCAATGCGCTGATCCAGAAGCTGCCGCCGCGTGACGTGGTGGAGACGATGAGCTTTTCGGCCGCGACGGGCCGGTTCGTCGATAGCGACAAGCTGATCGCCTGGGCGGCGAATAATGGCTATCTGCGCGTGCCGACGGTGCGGGAGAGTGGCGAATATGCGGTGCGTGGCGGGCTGGTGGACCTGTTTCCGGCCAGCGCCGAAGCGCCCCTGCGCTTCGACTTTTTCGGCAGCCAGCTCGAATCGATCCGCACTTTCGATCCGGACAGCCAGCGGACCACGGGCCAGCTCAAGCGGGTCGACCTGACGCCGATGAGCGAGGTGGTGCTCACCGAGACGACCATTCGCCGGTTCCGGCAGAATTACACCGCGGCGTTCGGCGGCAATACGGTCGATGACACGCTCTATGCCTCGGTCAGCGGCGGTTCGCGCTATTCGGGCACCGAGCATTGGTTGCCGTTTTTCTACGAGCATCTGGATACGCTGGCCGACTATGTCGGCGATGCGCCATTTGTGTTCGACGAGCAGTCCGTGGATGCCTATGCCGAGCGCGTGACGCAGGTGCGCGACTATTACGAGGCGCGCGAAACGGCGCGGCTGGCGCCTGTCGTGGCGGGGGCAGGGGCGCCGTACAAGCCCATTGCCCCGGAACTGCTCTATGACGTGGATGCGCATCCCTATGCGCTGGCGGGCGCGTCGGTCATCCAGCTCAGCCAGTTCATCGCGCCGGAAACCAAGGCGAGCGACGATGCCGGCGGGCATATCGCGCCCAGCTTTGCGGCCGAGCGGCAGGCGACCGACACCAATCTGTTTCAGGCCGTGGTGGATCGGCTGCTGGCCGAGCGGCGTAACGGCCGGCGGGCGATCATCGCCTGCTGGAGCACGGGCACGCGCGACCGCATGGTGCAGGTGCTGAAGGATCACGGCCTGACCAATCCGCGGCTGGCGGAAAACTGGCGTGATGCCGAGACGACAAGCGCCGCGACGACCTCGCTGGTGGTGCTGCCGCTGGAAACCGGCTTTGAGACGAAAGACCTGCTGGTGCTCAGCGAGCAGGATATTCTGGGCGAGCGCATCCTGCGGCCGCAGCGCAAGAAGAAGGCCAGCGATGCCCTGACCGAGGCGGCGAGCCTGTCGGCCGGCGACCTCGTGGTGCATGTCGATCACGGTATCGGCCGCTTCATCGGCCTCAAGGTGATCCAGGCCGGTGGGGCACCGCATGAATGCGTCGAGCTGGAATATGGTGGCGACACCAAGCTCTACCTGCCGGTGGAAAATATCGAGTTGCTGACCCGCTATGGCAGCGACGACGGCAATGTGACCTTGGACAAGCTGGGCGGCGTGGCCTGGCAGGCCAAGAAGGGCAAGCTCAAGAAGCGCATCCGCGAAATGGCGGAGCAGCTCATCAAGATCGCCGCGGCGCGCCTGCTGACGCGGGCCGATGTGGTCGAGATCAATCCGGGCGCCTATGACGAATTTGCCGCGCGTTTCCCCTATGAGGAGACCGAGGACCAGATGGCCGCCATCGAGGCGGTGTTCGACGATGTGACGTCGGGCCGCGTCATGGACCGGCTGGTCTGCGGCGATGTGGGCTTCGGCAAGACCGAAGTGGCGCTGCGCGCGGCATTCGCCGTGGCGCTGTCGGGCAAGCAGGTGGCTGTGGTCGTGCCGACGACCTTGTTGTCTCGCCAGCATTTCAAGACGTTCTCGGAACGCTTCAAGGGCCTGCCGGTGCGGGTGCGCCAGGCGTCGCGCATGGTGCCGGCGGCCGAACTCAAGGCGACCAAGGACGGGCTGGCCGATGGGCAGGTCGATATCGTGGTCGGCACGCATGCGCTGCTGAGCAAGACCATCAAGTTCAAGGATCTGGGCCTGCTGATCATCGACGAAGAGCAGCATTTCGGCGTGGGCCACAAGGAGCGCCTCAAGGAGCTCAAGGCCAATGTGCATGTGCTGACGCTGACGGCGACGCCGATTCCACGCACGCTGCAACTGGCGCTGACCGGGGTGCGCGACCTGAGCCTGCTGGCGACGCCGCCGGTGGACCGGCTGGCCATCCGCACCTTCATCTCGCCCTTTGACGCGCTGTCGGTGCGCGAGGCGCTGTTGCGCGAAAAATATCGCGGCGGGCAGAGTTTTTATGTGGTGCCGCGCATCAAGGATCAGCACGAGATTGCCGATTTCCTCAAGGCGCAGGTGCCCGAAGTCAGCTTCGTGGTGGCCAATGGGCAGATGGCGCCGGGCGAACTCGACGACATCATGAACGCCTTCTACGACAACAAGTTCGACGTGCTGGTGGCGACGACGATCGTGGAATCGGGGCTGGATATTCCCAATGCCAATACGCTGATCGTGCATCGCGCCGACCATTTCGGGCTGGCGCAGCTTTACCAGATCCGCGGCCGCATCGGCCGGGCCAAGGCGCGCGCCTATGCGCTGTTCACCGTTCCACCTGACAGAAAATTGACCGACACGGCCGAACGGCGGCTGGGCGTGCTGCAATCGCTGGAAAGCCTGGGGGCAGGTTTCCAGCTCGCCAGCCATGATCTCGACATCCGCGGGGCAGGGAACCTGTTGGGCGACGAACAGTCGGGCCATATCCGCGAAGTGGGCTACGAGCTTTACCAGGCCATGCTGGAAGAGGCCGTGGCGAACCTGAAGAGCGGCGAGGAGGAATACGAGGATCGCAACGAGTGGAGCCCGCAGATCTCGCTGGGCATGCCGGTGATGATCCCGGAACACTATGTGCCCGACCTGCAATTGCGCATGCAGCTCTATCGGCGGCTGGGCGATCTCACCGATATCAGGGATATCGACGCTGCTGGCGCAGAATTGATCGACCGTTTCGGGCCGCTGCCGGAAGAGGTCGAGGCGCTGCTCAAGGTGATCCTGGTCAAGGCTTTGTGCCGGCAGGCCAATGTCGAAAAGGTGGATGCCGGGCCCAAGGGTGCGGTAATCTCATTGCGCAACAACGAGTTCCCCAATCCCACGGCTTTGGTGCGGCTTGTCAGCGATCCGGCCAACCAGGTTCGCATCAAGCCCGATCAGAAACTCGTGTTCGCCCGCAACTGGCCGACGCCCAATGATCGGCTCAAGGGCGCGGCCGCAATCCTGTCGCGCCTGGCAAAACTGGTAGAAAATGCATCCTGA
- a CDS encoding invasion associated locus B family protein has product MNIRKPLVAGFAVAALMLSPLASFAQEAAPAEAPAAGAPAAAAPDANAATAAAGPASQNWLKVCDPLPDGQQACIMRQVVLANGQFLGSFLLRDDPGQESRLLAVAAVPLGVLLPFGLTWQIDGAKPIRVPYMLCDPTSCATQLVINEQYVNSLKKGNTLKLTAKNRQNQDLTIEITLAGFTAAYDGDAALTFEQFRQETSGENALEQVLQDRAEELRRQLDSGAAPAEGAAPAEGDAPAATPAQ; this is encoded by the coding sequence ATGAACATCAGGAAACCCCTCGTCGCCGGTTTCGCGGTGGCCGCGCTCATGCTGTCCCCCCTCGCCAGTTTTGCCCAGGAAGCCGCGCCCGCCGAGGCGCCTGCTGCCGGAGCGCCTGCGGCAGCCGCTCCCGACGCTAACGCGGCCACTGCCGCTGCCGGCCCGGCCAGCCAGAACTGGCTCAAGGTCTGCGACCCGCTGCCCGATGGCCAGCAGGCCTGCATCATGCGCCAGGTGGTTTTGGCCAATGGCCAGTTCCTCGGCTCCTTCCTGCTGCGCGACGATCCGGGCCAGGAAAGCCGGCTCCTCGCCGTTGCGGCTGTGCCGCTCGGCGTGCTGCTGCCCTTCGGCCTGACCTGGCAGATCGATGGCGCCAAGCCGATCCGCGTGCCCTATATGCTGTGCGACCCCACCTCCTGCGCCACCCAGCTGGTCATCAACGAGCAGTATGTGAACTCGCTCAAGAAGGGCAACACGCTCAAGCTGACCGCCAAGAACCGCCAGAACCAGGACCTGACCATCGAAATCACCCTGGCCGGCTTCACCGCTGCCTATGATGGCGATGCCGCGCTGACCTTCGAGCAGTTCCGCCAGGAAACTTCGGGCGAGAACGCGCTGGAGCAGGTGCTGCAGGACCGCGCCGAAGAACTCCGCCGCCAGCTGGACAGCGGTGCCGCACCGGCCGAAGGCGCTGCCCCGGCCGAGGGCGACGCTCCGGCGGCAACGCCGGCCCAGTAA